GATAATTTAACATACCTAAAATTGAGTAGAAGTAATGTATGTATAAAAGTATCCTTTGATGTAGTTACATATAAatcatattttgttaattaaaaatttaaaattttaagaaaaggAATAGGataaatcattatttaaaaatttttatactattattatcTCATGAAATTACAAACCTTTTTCCTTGATATTTATACTTattcttaaattttaaattaattttatttttgaaaaggAACAACTTCATCCGccttcaaaaatatttaccttTATGTAATAAATTGATGTGTCTTTTTTGTTGGTGTAGCCAGGTTTCTCTCTCTCTCTTATTgccttatttttattaatgaaccggcttatatatatatattttttttttcttcctataaaaatatacatatatctATTTAAGCACGTTTAGAAGTTAATTTATACTATATATACATTtcatagaaatatatatatatatctcttttatgtataaaaaatagtactagaaaaaataaagaagaaaACATTTAGTAAAGATTTacataaagataataattcctcttcttataaatatatcttttctttttataaattttgatttcataaaaagttttatcatTACTTTATATGTGgtttaaagttattattatttatccttcttaaattatattttggaTCATTTaatcctaaaaaaaaaagtagtattaatatcttaaataattgtactttactatcttttttttttactataaaaaaacttttattttatattttatgacaaaaaaaaaagataaataaaaatatatttggaattaaagtaaatatatttaacaaaaacttgaatcatattattaatttaatttaaattatatatatatttcacaCTTCTTGctcattattttaaaagaattattctttcatttcatatatttttgtcaCACTTATTATTAACAGTTACCctttatagtaaaaataataaaaaaaacattaattaataatttccttttaatatataaaactttttcttttcatataataattGGTATAAATGAAtgatttatgataaaatgttttatgaaagtaaattttatatctcttaacatacattttaaatataattattactacaactttctaataattttattaataatttttcatttacaGGTAAATAGTCAAAATAAAGGATAATtaactataatattttaaaaataaattaatatttatagtagttaagtattatttttttttattctttttttaataaataaaaaaaatttttagatatactttattatttggATATTAAAAGAGGTTTTAATACATTGATTTTATAACATGATTTATgtaagtaatattttattttatataattttattattatttagataaataaaagGCTTATTAGCCTTTTTTTGGTGGTACTTTTATGtacaaaagaatttttagTATATGGACAATTAAGGTATAATGATTATTATCAGGGACCtactattaaatatattatgcATGGTAATCATCAATTACCTCAAACACCTATACAATATGCTGGACATCAAGTTttacaacaacaacaaaattTTGGACCACAAGTTGGTCCAATGATCATGCCCCAAAGACCAATGCAAATGGTTCCAGGTGTAACACCTGTTTTAGATTTTAATCAAGTACTTCTTGGTGGTACTAGAGGATATCCTGGAATGAGAGTTAGAGTTAATTCTAGAGGTTTTCAATATGCTTCATCAATAATaggaaatttattaaatgatgaaATTAAAAGAGCTCGTATACCACCAATATCACAATGTATGAGAGAAGTTAGTGGAtgtatacaaatatataatatttatgtttcAAGATATAGATGTCCACAAAGGATATTACTTTATCCAGCTCCACCAAATAGAATAGTTATTTCTGTTCAAAATCTTGATATTGGAATAACAGGAAATTTAGGTGGTCAAATTATTGTTCTTTTACCAATAAGATTAAATGGTATCGTTCAAATGAATGCTCATCAAGTTTCTATAACAACAGAACTAGTTATTGAAAGATCAGTTACAGGATCACCATTTATACGTGTTGCATCATGTAATGTTCAGTTAGGTTATGTTGATGCATATCTTGAGAATGCTGGTATTATTGGAGATATTGTTAATAGTCAATTTAGGCAAAGAGTTTCATCACAGGTACGTCAAATGATACCATCAAAATTATGTGGACAATTACCACAAAttgttaatgaaaaattaaatggaAAATTGACTGGATTACCACaatcattatcattattacaaataaaagataCTATTATTGGCATGATGTCAGCAACACCAGCTCATTGTTCTGTACCAACATGTCAAGGTATCAAAAATATTGCTATTAATCAAGAAATTGTTCCATTACCAACTAATAATGTTCCTCATACTGGGCAATTAAAACAATCTGCTTTAGTTCCATCAAGTGCTACAGTATCAATACCAAAACCACAATATCCACAAAAAACTGTTCATGCTGCTTTATCAAGATCAGTAAATAATGGAGTACCACAAAAATTAACTATAAGAAGTTCAGAAACATTAATGAATGGTGTACCAACTAATAGAAGAGTTTATACTGTTTTAGATCAACAACAACAATTTATACCAGCATATCATCCACGATTAACAAGAGATGttaactttaatattaattcaGAATCACTTTATcaattagttaaaaaatcaaaattatttggtGCTGTAACATCAATAATAGCAAATAATCCATGTGCTGGATGTCCTGGTGTTAATGATGTTGAAGATCCATTAACACAAGCTAGAAAATTAATAGATTATTTAGATTGGAATAAAGTTAGTAATATTGATTTAACTCTTCAACTTCTTAATACATATGCTACAACAAATGACTTTACTATTGATATAAATGGTGAATTTTCACCAGGTGGTCAAGGTACAACACCATTTGGACCATTTCCATTACAATTTCCATATCCAGTTAGTAATAGAATGGTTGATGGTCTTATATCAGATTTTACTCttaattcattattatatcatGCTCATAGAGCTGGATTCTTTTCTGTTAGAATAGGGCCTGAAACACCAAAAGTAGGTAATTTATTAAGAACAACATGTAGTGATGATGAAGATGAATTAGAAGATCATGGTGTTGAGACAGATGAAGTTAGttcatttaaaatgaaaatgaaagGTGTCCGTActcatataataaaaaatttctttaataatagaaaaaaaagagcTGATGATGGTGGTTTAGAAGATCTTGGTATTTGTTTTGGTGATATTTTACCAGCTATAAGAGAAAAATATCCAAATAAATTGTTAGCTGTTAATATTCGTACAACCAAAGCACCAGCAATTATCTTATCAGCAATGAATGGTGGAACTGTTCAAGGGTATCTTGATGCTGATGctgatatatttattgatgGTACAACTCCACCACAAAGAGTTGGTACTATTTCTATTTCAGCTATTGTTGTTGCAACACTTTCCTCATCTGGTGATAAAGTTTTTggtacattaaaaattaattcattatCTCTTAAAGATAGAGATGGATCACTTGGATTACCACAAGATGCATTAGATAATTTAGGTAATCTTGGTAAAGAATTACTTGAAAAAGtatgttatataatttttttttttcatttatttaataaaaataatatattttaggcTGGTAATGATATACTTGGAAAAGGACTTAAAGTATCAATACCATCAAATACAGGACTACCAATAGATATATCATCACCACAAATTCAAATAGTAGAACATGGATTGTATTTGGCTGCTGATTTTACCATAAATCCAGTCACTATTCAATCACTCGCCGGAATGAGTGGACATTCGGGTAGTTGTATGAGATATGtcttttaaaagaaaaaaattttttttcaaatattaattttatatatagaaaaaaaatcttcctaatttatatatttctcaAGAgtagtttctttttttttatcaatatattcctttttttttaataaaaaggtcatataaaaagaagaaaaaaaaaaaacatatgcCGAAGAAAATTTGTGgttgattaaatatataatatattaattttttctcgATGCCATGATTTTCATGTGTTTAATTgtttagttttattatttttatgtatatagagaatatttttttaaacaaaacagatattttattattttttttttgattaaaacaaaaataaattttgaattttaattgttagtatttaatagattattatattgatatttaatatttaaaaatttttattaatgaaaatttttattattatttttattatttttcaattatattatcTTATCAATGGATGTGTTTTTACTAATTATGttgaaattaaaagatatagaATTAGAGGTTCTTTAGTTTGTTTTGAAAATTCttattcaaattatttttttcgaGTAAGCTTAGGTATTAAATTTCCTAGTGGTAtgttttagaaatattaatgaaaaaaaaaactttatttttgtttaggAAATCATTATATAATGGATACGGTAGATATAGATTTTGCTGATGGAACATTTTCACTTTTTGGATCATGTATGATACcacataaattaattaatgaaaaaatgcaaattttcttaaaaataagtaGACTAACATTTGACAGACCTAGATTTGATAGATTGAAACCAttcaattttaaagaaattctTAAGTATTTAGCTAATTTAGAAGATAATTGTTTAATAGATAACAATAAACGAATTATGTACTTTTCTGATGACATTGAATTAGCCTCCAATTATggtattataaatttatttaatttatatcttAGCAATTATAAGTTATACGATATATTTGGAGAGGTTGATGAACTTACTGGTTTACTGATTGCAAGCGATGGAGGTAAAACTGATAGTcaatttcaattaaaaagtttttggaAAAGAATTGAAATCATTAC
This Strongyloides ratti genome assembly S_ratti_ED321, chromosome : 2 DNA region includes the following protein-coding sequences:
- a CDS encoding Lipid-binding serum glycoprotein, C-terminal domain and Lipid-binding serum glycoprotein, N-terminal domain and Bactericidal permeability-increasing protein, alpha/beta domain-containing protein; this translates as MIYINKRLISLFLVVLLCTKEFLVYGQLRYNDYYQGPTIKYIMHGNHQLPQTPIQYAGHQVLQQQQNFGPQVGPMIMPQRPMQMVPGVTPVLDFNQVLLGGTRGYPGMRVRVNSRGFQYASSIIGNLLNDEIKRARIPPISQCMREVSGCIQIYNIYVSRYRCPQRILLYPAPPNRIVISVQNLDIGITGNLGGQIIVLLPIRLNGIVQMNAHQVSITTELVIERSVTGSPFIRVASCNVQLGYVDAYLENAGIIGDIVNSQFRQRVSSQVRQMIPSKLCGQLPQIVNEKLNGKLTGLPQSLSLLQIKDTIIGMMSATPAHCSVPTCQGIKNIAINQEIVPLPTNNVPHTGQLKQSALVPSSATVSIPKPQYPQKTVHAALSRSVNNGVPQKLTIRSSETLMNGVPTNRRVYTVLDQQQQFIPAYHPRLTRDVNFNINSESLYQLVKKSKLFGAVTSIIANNPCAGCPGVNDVEDPLTQARKLIDYLDWNKVSNIDLTLQLLNTYATTNDFTIDINGEFSPGGQGTTPFGPFPLQFPYPVSNRMVDGLISDFTLNSLLYHAHRAGFFSVRIGPETPKVGNLLRTTCSDDEDELEDHGVETDEVSSFKMKMKGVRTHIIKNFFNNRKKRADDGGLEDLGICFGDILPAIREKYPNKLLAVNIRTTKAPAIILSAMNGGTVQGYLDADADIFIDGTTPPQRVGTISISAIVVATLSSSGDKVFGTLKINSLSLKDRDGSLGLPQDALDNLGNLGKELLEKAGNDILGKGLKVSIPSNTGLPIDISSPQIQIVEHGLYLAADFTINPVTIQSLAGMSGHSGSCMRYVF